GAGAATTGGGGAAATTGAAGTATACGAAGTTCTGCAGTAGTATTCTTGCTTTCGTAATGGTTCTTTCTATGTTAACGCCATTCACGGTTTTAGCAAACGAGCAGCAAGCAGCACCAATAGTAAATAATAGTCAAAGCGAGAGTAATCTACTTGCAAAAGCAGCTATTGATGAACAATTAAGTTTGTTAAATGGTAAGGCAACCCTTCACAAAGATTTAAAAGGGCTGGCAGGAGATGAAGAAGTATCTGTAATCATTCATTTATCCGAAAAACCAGTAGCTCTTGAAAAAGGTATTAAAGAGTTAACTGGGAAAAAATTCTCAAGCTCGGAAGCAGTTTCTGTGGAAAAGAAAGTAATCTCTCAACAAAAGCTTGTAGAAAAAGAAATGAATGCAAAAAGTATCTCATATAAAGAAGGTTATTCTTTCCATACTGTTTTAAATGGTTTTGGAGCAAAGGTAAAGGCTAGTGACTTAGAAAAGATTCTTGAAATCGATGGTGTCACTTTAATAGAGCCAGATGAAATAAGATTTGCACTAGACAATGAAGAATCTGAAAATGCTGATGCAATAAATGGAAATATCGGTGAAGCAAATAATACAAGTATTTCTTTTCTAGGTATTGAAAAAGTTTGGGCAAAAGGAATTAAAGGGAAAGGGATTAAAGTTGGAGTAGTCGACACAGGAATTGATTACAAGCATCCTGAATTCGCTGGAGTATATAAAGGTGGGAAAAACTTTGTACCTAATGATGGTGACTATGCACGCCACCGTGATGACAATGATCCATATGAAACAGCTCCATTAGACCGGGATCCAAATAATCCAAATACTCCTGTGACACAAAGTGGTAGCACATTTGTTACTTCTCACGGTACTCACGTATCAGGAACTATTGCAGGAATTGGTGCAAATGAATTCAGAATTAGTGGCCTTGCTCCAGAAGTAGAATTACATGTATACCGCGTTTTGGGTGCATATGGAAGTGGGTATACTTCGTGGGTTATTAGAGGAATTGAGGCAGCGGTTGAAGAAGGAATGGATGTTATTAACTTATCCTTAGGTGGGCCTTCTATGAGTTCAGTTACAGCTGATGCATTCGCGATTAACAATGCGATGTTAGCAGGTACTGTAGCGGCTGTAGCGACAGGGAACTCAGGATCTGCTCGTGGATCTATCGGAAGCCCAGCAACAGCTGCACTAGGTATTGCGGTTGGTAACTCCACCAATCCAACCATTACGGAAAAAGGGGCAACATTAAAAGTAAAAGCGGAATCTTACGACAAGTCATATGATCTTAATTTTATGGCATATAAATTTGGTGACAAACCAGGTGAACAACTTACTGGTGAGTATGATCTAGTTGCCATACCTAATTTTGGTGCAGCAAAGGATTATGAAGGTATTGATATTAAGGGGAAAGTTGTGCTAGTTTCCCGTGGGGATACAACATTTGCTGACAAAATTGATGTTGCAAAAAAAGCTGGAGCAGTTGCAGTCCTTATTCATAATAATACAGGTACTGGATTGATAAATTCTAATCAGAGTTCTGGATTTAACTTTATTACGACATTTGATATGACCTTCCCAGAAGGTACATTGCTTAGAACTGCGCTTGCTTCAAAACCAGGTAAAGTTTCATTTAGCAATTTTACGAATACGGTAACTGGAGGAGACACGTTAAGTTCCTCAAGCTCACGTGGACCTACAAATCCAGATTTTGATATAAAACCGGATGTAGTTGCACCAGGTACGAATATAATGTCCACAATACCTATGTATGGAAAAGACGATCCAGGAGCAGATTATAGCGGAGCATTTGCTAGAAAAACAGGTACTTCAATGGCGACGCCACATATTGCAGCTATAAGTGCGTTAATTCTGCAAGCGAATCCAGCTTGGACGCCATTCGATGTAAAGGTAGCTCTATCAAATACTGCAAAACTTTTAAATACAACTTCGTATGACGTTTTTGCACAAGGGCCGGGGCGTGTTCAACCTTTTGAAGCGGCATTCCCAACAGTTCTTGCTTATGCGCTAGATAGCAATTCTATCCAAAGACAAATAATTGAACACGAAAAAGGGACTGTGAGATTCGGCAAATTGAGTGAAATATCTGAAAAAGATATTTTAGTAACAAAAAAAATTCGTGTAGAAGACGTTGCAAAACTTGGCGGGGACTATACGGTTGATGTTCAAATTACAAAAGCATTCACTGGGGCAACGGTTACTGTTAATAAGCCAGCCTTCAAATTGAATGGTACGGAAATGATCGATGTAACATTGAAAGCACCAAAAACAGTGGTGTCTGCAGCAGCCGAAATTCTTGGTTATGTGTATATAAGAGGAAATGGAAAAGAAATTTCCTTACCTTTTGCAGCAGAATTCACACCAAATAATATAAAGGCTGTTGGTGTATCTGGCGTTAAAGTATCTGACTATGACTTATCGTTTCATAGTAAAAGTACAAAAAAATCATCGACCGTATCAGGGGTATTAGGTGGAACTGGGACCACTAAATATGGCGAAATCTCCGTGGAACTATCAAACTTACTAAACAATGGGGATGAAATTGGAACAGTCTACTATAATGCAGGTTCGGTTCCAAGTGTACCAGGACCAGTTTCTTACTCAATCGATGGAAAATATACAAATGGTAATGATGAAATTGTAAATATGCCTGACGGAGCTTATTCGCTAGCCATTTATGCATCAAATACTAGTGGTAGTACCACGTATGGCGATGCAGATCCAGAGCCATTATTTGTGAAGAGTATACTATCGACTATCGATACAGCAGAAACACATGAAACTTTAAAATCTGAGTATCAGTTTAATGGAACAATTGTGGATGATTATATTAAATTTATCAAGGCTCTTGTAGCTATTGGGTATAAATTTGATGTAAATGAAAAACTGTCTGTATCATACGAAGCACTTAATGCAAAAGGGGAAAAAATTGGTGGAGGCCCAGTAACTATCAAACAAGATGGTGCATTCTCAATCGATGTTGCCAACTTAATTGAAGGGGAAAACTCAGTCGTAATCCACATTTCTGATGCAGCAAGTAATAAAGTGGACTACAAATATACAATAATTGCGAAAAATACCATTTCTTATTCAGTGAATACAGATAAACTTGGACTTCAAGTTGGAGATCAAGGGAATATAACAGTTACTGAAACAACAACAAAATTAGATGGGACAACATCTGTAAAAGACGTGACCGCACAAGCGACATTCGCAAGTTCGCATGATACAATTGCGAAAGTAGAAAATGGTATTGTAACAGCGGTAGCTGCAGGCGAGGCAGTCATTGATGTTAAATATGCAGACCAATTAATCCAACAGGTTCAAGTAGTAGTAACAGAAGCACCTGTTCCAGATGTTATTACACTAATAGTAAATAACACGGTAGTTAATTTAACAGTAGGGGGAACCAAACAGCTTATTGTTACAGAAGTGACTACTCCGAACCATGGCGAACCGACAGATAATATAGTAACGGAAGATGCGGAATATGTAGTTGATGATGAAAGTATCGCAACAGTAGTAGAAGGATTAGTTACTGCGAAAGCAGCAGGAAAAGCGAAGGTTACAATTACACATAATGGACATGAAGCGACTGTAAATGTAACTGTTACAGATGAAGAAGTAATTCCGAACCCGGAACCAGTAGTTACATTAACAGTCGATACTAAAGACATAAAATTAACAACTGGTCGTACAAATCAACTGAACGTGACTGAAACTTCCACACCAGCAGAAGGGGAAGCAACAGTAAAAGACGTAACTGCAAAAGCAACATACGTTGTTGCAAATGAAAAAATAGCAACAGTATCAACAGGTGGTTTAGTAACTGCAAAAGCAAAAGGAACGACTACTATTATCATTAAATATGGCGAAAACACAGTAGAAGTAAAAGTAACAGTGACAGATCCAGTAGTGAATACAGATACTGGCGGTGGCGGATCATATTACCCATCACAACCAAAAGTAGAAGATATGAAGGTTGAAACTGGAACAACGATTGCCAATACAACGGTTAAGCGCACAACAGAATTAGATGGAACTGTAAAAGATTCGGTCACTCTAAACGCGCAAAATGTAAAAGATTCGATTAAAAAGTTAAAAGAACAAAATCAAGACACTGCAAGAATCGTAATTTCAGATAATGAAGATAAAGTAAATGAAGTTAATGTAGCGATTCCAAAAGACGCAGTGAATGCATTTGCAGATGGTAAAGCAAACTTAGAAATTTTCATGGCAAATGGGCATATCTACATTCCGCAAACTTCGATGCAAGATTTCGGAAAAGATCTCAACTTCCGTGTCGTTCCGTTGAAAGAGGAAGCGAAGAAAAATGTTGTCGAAGAACGTGCTAAAAAAGACACATTAGTTCAAAAGGTAGCTGGGAATAAAAAAGTAAACGTGTTAGGTCGTCCAATGGAAATCGAAACAAATATGCAAAATCGTTCGGTCGATTTAACATTACCGCTTCCAAAAAATGTTACACAAGAACAACTAGATAACTTAGCTATTTTCATCGAACATAGCGATGGAACAAAAGAGCTAGTTCAAGGAAAAATAGTAGAGTTTGAAAAAGATACAAAAGGAATCCAATTTACGACCAACAAATTCTCTACCTTTACGATTTTGTACGTAGAAGGTGCTGCGAAGTATTTTGCTCAACAATCATGTGACGAAAATGCGAAAGCAAGTTGCCTGAAAGTGAACAAAGCAATACCTATGTACGTATTAGAAAACAATCGCTTGAAAAAAGTGGGCGAAGCAGTAAAAGGACAAAATCTAGCGGTTAAACAAACGATTTCTCCGATGCTTGGTCTAGGTGGAGACATCTGGTTAGAAAGAACAGCAGCCATTTCTTACGAAACACCTTCGAAAGAAATGATCGCTAAAAACCAATTACCAGCGAACAAGCGTCCAAAACAAATGTGGAAAGGCCTTGAGCTAACTCCAGGTCAAATTGGTAAAGTTACCATTCTTGAAGACACTGTTATTTGGGAATCCATTGACAAAACAACGAAACTGCCAAGAGTATTGAAGAAAGGCGAACAATATCGAGTTTATCGTTATGTTCCAGGCATGTACCAAATCGGTGATAAACAATATATCGTGCAAGATTCAAACGTAGTTCTACTAAAAAAATAATTATAGTGTTCTAGTTCAATGGATCGTTCTTAGTCATATTAATTATGACTGGGAGCGATTTTTTTGCTTATAAAGGTACAAAAGATATAACTGAATTTAGTAGTTGTGACTTAATTAATATTATACGGTTTTAGAGATTCAGATTTTCATTATCCGACTAACTAAAAAGTATATACAAGTTGTGAGATAGATCAACTATGAAAATATATACATTAAAATTGAAATAATGCTTATCATGAAGAATATAATTCTAAACTCTCACTAAATTATTTATTCATAGAACTTGGATTAGTAAGTATGAATAAAAATTCAAGTAAACTTATATGAAAACTCGTGTTAATAAATTTTCTTTAATAAACAAAGAGTTGTATTTTTGTAAAGAGTGCATCAATGAATAAGTATACAAACTCATTAGATATGTATAAGTATATAATTCCGAATAATTTAATAATGCTGAATTTTAATAGTTTTCAAACTATTAAAAATGTGATAAGTTGGTAATGTCGCATGAATTATGCGAAATTAGGGGAAAAGGGGAAATAAGATTTGAAAAAATTGAAGTTTACTAAGTTCTTCAGTAGTATTCTTGCTTTCGTAATGGTTCTTTCTATGCTATCGCCATTCTCGGTATTAGCAAACGAGCAGCAATCAGTACCATTGGTAAATGATGGTCAAAGCGAAAGTGATTTACTTGTAAAAGCAGCTATTGATGAACAATTAAATTTGTTAAATAGTGAGGCAACCATTCACCAAGATTTGAAAGGGGTTACAGGCGACAAAGATGTACCTGTCATCATTCATTTATCAGAAAAACCAGTAGCACTTGAAAAAGGTATTAAAGAGTTTGCTGGCAAAAAATTCACAAGTTCGGATGCAGCTTCTGTGGAAAAGAAAGTAAATACACAGCAAATGAACGTACTAAAAGAATTGAAAGTAAAGAAAATCTCTTTTAAACAAGGTTTTTCTTACGATACAGTTCTCAATGGTTTTGCGGCAACGGTAAAAGCAGACGATTTACCGAAGCTTCTTGAAATTGATGGCGTCGTGCTAGTCGAGCCTGATGAAATGAGATATGCTCTCGGCGAACCATCTAAAGTTGACAGCGATGTTAAAGCAGCAATGTTGACGAGTGTTCCATTCCTAGAGATTGAAAAACTTTGGTCTAAAGACATTAAAGGACAAGGGGTTAAAGTAGCTGTTCTTGATACTGGAATTGACTATAATCACCCTGAATTCGCTGGCGTTTATAAAGGCGGGAAGAACTATATTACACACACTAGCCAATATGCACGTCCGCGCACAGATAACGATCCATACGAGACATCTCCATTGGACCGTGCTGCAACTACAGCAGAGTTCAATGCGCAAGGGGATTCCTTCTACACATCCCATGGAACACACGTTGCGGGAACAATTGCGGCAATTGGTGCAAATAAATATGGCATTAAAGGGCTTGCTCCCAAAGTGGAGTTGTATGCATACCGAGTATTAGGTGGTTATGGAAGTGGTGCATCATCGGGAATTATTAAAGCGATTGATGATTCTGTTAAGGACGGAATGAATGTTATTAACCTGTCGCTTGGGGGAACTTCAAACAGTTCTACTGCATCGGACTCCATTGCTATTAATAATGCTATGTTAGGGGGAACAGTAGCTGTTGTTGCTACAGGAAACTCGGGACCAAATCGGGGGACAATCGGAAATCCATCTACAGCTGCACTTGGAATAGCAGTAGGGAACTCAACGAATCCAGAAGAAAGTTTTGCAGCAAGTGTTTCTGTAAATGCAGGAGCTTACAGCAAAACTTCTATTGTAAAATTGATGGGTGTTAAATTTGGAGAACAGTTGGCTCCGGCATTAGAAGGTGAATTCGATGTCGTTGCAATACCTGGTGTAGGTAATTCTAAAGATTTCACAGGTATCGATGTTAAAGATAAAGTAGCACTTATTTCTCGTGGAGATATAGCGTTTGTTGACAAAATTGCAAATGCAAAAGCGGCAGGAGCAAAAGCAGTTTTAATTCATAACTCTTTAACCGGATCGGGTACACCTGGACCAGCGGATGTATTCCTTGGTGACTCATTCCAATTCATTCCAGCATTTGATATGTCTTATACTGAAGGAAAGGCGCTTCGCGATGCATTAGGAACCGGAACGGGAAAAGTTTCATTCAGTAATATTACGTCATCATTTACGACAGGTGATGAAATGAACTCTTCTAGTTCACGTGGACCTGCAAATCCTGATTACGATATTAAACCGGACGTAGTTGCGCCTGGAACAAATATTATGTCTTCAGTTCCTGCTTATGGAAAAGACTTTCCAAACGCGGATTATAGTGAATCATATGATAGATACACAGGTACTTCAATGGCGACACCACATATTGCGGGAATTGCAGCATTAATTCGTCAGGCACACCCTGAATGGACGCCGTTCGATGTTAAAGTAGCATTATCAAATACTGCAAAAGTACTTGATACGAAGTCGTTTGACGTATTCGCACAAGGACCGGGGCGAGTTCAACCTTACGAAGCTGCATACCCGAAAATCCTTGCATATGCGCTTGATAAAACAATACTTAGCAACAAAGTAGTAAACAACGAAAAAGGTACGGTGACATTTGGCAAGCTCGGTCAGGTAAAAGACGGTGATGTTACCGTGAAAAAACAAATTAGGGTGAAAGATATCGCTGGAAACGGGGGGCAATACACGGTCCGAGTTGAAACGACAAAAGCATTTGGTGCCGCAAAGGTTACTGTGAATAAACCAACATTTACTTTGAATGGTACAGAATTAATTGAACTGACATTGTTTGCTCCGAAAGCAACAGGAAAAGCTGGAGACGAAATTCTCGGTTACATTTATATAGAAGGAAATGGAACTCAAATTTCATTGCCATTTGCAGCCGATTTCTCACCGAAAACTTTAGCTACAGGAGTACATTATGTCAAGCTTACAGATCACGATATATCATTTAATCCAGATGTGGAGAAAGTTTTGCCAGTTATGTCACTCCAGTTAGTTGGAAGCTACGGCTCAAACTATATTAGGTTACATGATTTGTTAAGTGCTAATTTTAACGAAGATATTGGTCATATTAGTGCTGCGAATAGCCGTATTGCAGGATTGTATACGCTTCCAATGACGGACAAGTATACAAATTTAGATAATGAGATAGTACCAATTCCTGAAGGAGTTTATATGACTTCGTTTTATGCACAATTGTCAACAGGAGCTAAAGCTTGGTATGGCAATTGGGATTTTGAACCACTTTTTGTGAAAAACAGTGCTGCGAAAGTTGAGGCGGCAAAATCACACAATACAATCGAATCTAGCTATATATTTAAAGGGGAAATTATTGACAAATATTTTGATTTCCAAGAGCCTTTATCTAAAATTGGTATGGATTTTGATGTTAATAAAAAACTATTCGTTACGTACGACTTAACGAATGCCGAAGGTAAGAAAATTGGTGAAGGCCAAGTTGCTTTTGGAAAAGATGGCGCATTCTCACTTAATCTTACAGATTTAACTCTGGGTGAAAACACAGTGACAATCTACGTTAATGATGCGGCAAGAAATAAAGCGGAGTACAAATATACAATACTTGCAAAAGATACCGTTTCTTATTCAGTAAATACAGATAAAATTGACCTACAAGTTGGAGATCAAGCGAATCTAAAGGTTACTGAAACAACAAAAAAATTAGATGGGACAACAGATGAAAAAGATGTGACTGCACAAGCGACATTCGAAAGTTCGCTTAATGCAATTGCGAAAGTAGAAAATGGAATTGTAACAGCGGTAGCTGCAGGTGAGGCAATTATTGATGTTATATATAATAATGAATTGATTCAACAAGTTCGAGTAGTAGTAAAAGAAGTACCTGTCCTAGATGTTATTACACTAATAGTAAATAACACGGAAGTTAATTTAACAGTAGGGGACACTGAACAGCTTACTGTTACAGAAATGACTACTTTAAAAGATGGAGAAGTTAAAAAGAATGAAGTAACAAAAGATGCAGAATATGTAGTTGATGAAGATAGTATCGCAACAGTGGTAGAGGGATTAGTTACTGCAAAAAAAGCAGGAACAACGAAGGTTACAATTACACATGGTGACATTGAAGTGATTGTAGACGTAACTGTTACAGATAAAGTAGTAGTTCCGAATCCAGACCCAGTTGTTACTTTATCGGTAGATAATACAGATATAAAATTAACAACTGGCGGTACAAGTAAACTTGTAGTGGAGGAAACGTCAAAACCTGTAGAAGGTGAAGCAACAGTAAAAGACGTAACTTCAGAAGCAAAATACGTTGTTGCGGATAATAAAGTAGTAACAGTAGAAAAAGGATTAGTAACTGCAAAAGCAAAAGGAACAACTACAATTACAATTGAACATGGTAAAAACAAAGTGGAAGTAAAAGTAACAGTGACAGATCCAGTAGTGAATCCAGGTACTAGTGGTGGCGGATCATCAACCCCATCACAACCAAAAGTAGAAGATATTAAGGCTGAAACTGGAACAACTATTGCCAATACAACGGTTAAGCGTACTACAGAATTAGATGGAACTGTAAAAGATTCGGTAACTCTAAACGCGCAAAATGTAAAAGATTCGATTAATAAATTAAAACAACAAAATCAAGACACTGCAAGAATCGTAATTTCAGATAATGAAGATAAAGTAAATGAAGTTAATGTAGCGATTCCAAAAGACGCAGTAAATGCATTTTCTGAAGGTAAAGCAAATCTAGAAATTTTCACAGCAAATGGCCATATCTATATTCCACAAACTTCGATGAAAGATTTCGGAAAAGATCTCAACTTCCGTGTCGTTCCGATGAAAGAGGAAGCGAAGAAAAATGTGGTCGAAGAAAGAGCTAAAAAAGACACATTAGTACAAAAAGTAGTTGGGAATAAAAAAGTAAACGTGTTAGGACGTCCAATGGAAATTGAAACGAATATGCAAAATCGTTCGGTCGACTTAACATTACCGCTTCCAAAAAATGCTACACAAGAACAACTAGATAACTTAGCTATTTTCATCGAACATAGCGATGGAACAAAAGAGCTAGTTCAAGGAAAATTAGTAGAGTATGAAAAAGATACAAAAGGAATCCAATTTACAGTCAACAAATTCTCTACCTTTACGATTTTGTACGCAGAAGGTGCAGCCAAGTATTTTGCTCAACACTCATGTGACGAAAATGCGAAAGCTAGTTGCCTGCAAGTGAACAAAACAACACCTATGTACGTATTAGAAAACAATCGCTTGAAAAAAGTAGGCGAAGCAGTAAAAGGACAAAATCTAGCGGTTAAACAAACGATTTCTCCGATGCTTGGTCTAGGTGGAAACATCTGGTTAGAACGAACAGCAGCCATTTCTTACGAAACACCTTCGAAAGAAATGGTCGCTAAAAACCAATTACCAGCGAACAAACGTCCAAAACAAATGTGGAAAGGCCTTGAGCTAACTCCAGGTCAAATTGGTAAAGTTACCATTCTTGAAGACACTGTTATTTGGGAATCCATTGACAAAACAACGAAACTGCCAAGAGTATTGAAGAAAGGCGAACAATATCGAGTATATCGTTATGTTCCAGGCATGTACCAAATCGGTGATAATCAATATATCGTCCAAGATTCAAATGTAGTTCTCATCAAAAAATAATTAACAAATCGCTCCTAGTCATATCAATAATGACCGGGGGCGATTTTTTTACCAAACAAGTGGGAATGAGTCTTGATAAAAATGGTGCTATAAATATTCAGTTTTCATTTAATAAAAGAATAATGCATGGAGAAGTTGGAAATTGAGTAGTTGTTTAAGAGATTAAACTTTGGTTGAAGGATAGCGAGTACTCCTAAATATATTTCGTGAAGTTTATTATATTCTTATATGAAATAGTTACTTTATATTCTAAAGTTCTGAACATTCAGTTTTTAGTAATATAATTGTAATATTATAAATACAAAAATACATTTATAATAATCTAATAATATGGTAAATTCAATATTGCCACACTTTTTGGTTTATTTTGTTTCTAATGGTGTGAACTAGAATACAAGGGGGAAATAATTTGTTGAAATTAAGAAGAATCTTGCTAATGACATTAGTTTTTATGTTGTCATTTAGTAACGTTGCATTCGGAATGGGTACGGTTTCAAATGCGAAGAGTAAGGTTAACTTGCCTACGCTTCAAATACAAAAACCAGAACATAATATTCCAGAAAGACTGGTAGATCCAGAAAATCCAGACGAAAAAGTCCGGATTATAGTAGAGCTTACTAATGCTCCAACGATTGAAAAAGCAACAAAAAAAGGTGTACTTTATAAGGAATTAAACTCTTCAGATCGTAAGAGTTTAGAAGCAACTGTTACAAAAGAACAAGTTGATGTGCAAAGTACTATTACACAAGAAGCACCAACTATTGAATACTTAGAAAATTTTACAACCGTCTTTAATGGTTTTTCTGCTGAGGTTGAAGCGAAGTATGTAGATCAAATAGCGTCTATTCCAGGTGTAAAAGCTGTCTATGAGTCTACTGAATACGATCGCCCAACTGAAAAGCCAGAAATGATTTATTCGAAAGAATTGGTACAAGCACAACGCGCTTGGAATGAATACGGAGTCAAAGGCGAAGGTATGGTAGTAGGTATTATCGATACTGGTATAGACCCAAGTCATAAAGATATGATCTTAACAGATAATGCAAAAGGGATAATTACAAAAGCAAAAGTAAATCAGCTATTAGCTGATGGAACAATTGAAAAAGGTCAGTTTTATACAGCGAAAGTGCCGTTTGGTTATAACTATATGGACGGTAATAACCAAATATTAGACCTAGGCCCTGATGCTTCTATGCATGGTATGCATGTAGCTGGTACTGTAGGTGCTAATGGTAATGAAGAAAACGGAGGAATAAAAGGTGTTGCACCGGAAGCACAACTTTTAGCATTAAAAGTTTTCGGTAATGATCCTGGGTATCCTTCAACTTTTGGAGACATTTATGTTAAAGCTATCGATGATGCAATTAAACTTGGAGTGGATGTTCTAAACATGTCTCTAGGTTCTACTGCAGGTTTTGTGGATGCAAGTAATCCAGAGCAACAGGCAGTAAAAAGAGCAACAGATAATGGGGTTCTAGTTGCAATTTCAGCAGGTAACTCAGATATGTTCGGTTCAGGAACATTTTATCCATATGCTGAAAACCAAGATTATGCGCTAACAGGATCTCCAAGTGTATCTTATAATTCTTTTGGTGTTGCTTCATTTGAAAATAGTGTAATCACAGCATATAGTTTCGATTATCATTTTGATAAAGTTAAATCTGGTAGTGCACTTTATTTACTATCAAATGATGCGGATCCAATGAAAACTTTAGCAAAACCTACAGCAATAGTGGATGCGGGTATTGGAAATCCGCAAGATTTTGTAGGAAAAGATTTCAAAGGCAAAATTGCTTTAATTAGTCGTGGTACGATTGATTTTGTATCAAAAGGAAAAAATGCACAAGCGGCAGGTGCAATAGGAGTTATTGTTTATAACAACACAGCGGGAACAATTAATATGGCATCAGATCCTGCAATTAAAATTCCTTATATGTCGGCGCTTCAAGCAGATGGATTGAAATTAAAAGCAGCGTTAGATAGTGGTAAAGCTGTTGCTGTTTCATTTGAAGGGAACTTTGTGGAAACTAAAAATGATAAAGCTGGGAAAATGAGTGATTTCACTTCCTGGGGTCCTACACCAAACCTAGATTTCAAACCTGAGATTACAGCTCCAGGTGGAAATATTTTCTCAACATTAAATGATAATAAATATGGTTTAATGAGTGGTACTTCCATGGCAGCACCACATGTTTCTGGAGGTACGGCATTAATTTTAGAACGTGTGAATAAAGAGTT
The nucleotide sequence above comes from Psychrobacillus glaciei. Encoded proteins:
- a CDS encoding S8 family serine peptidase; amino-acid sequence: MKKLKFTKFFSSILAFVMVLSMLSPFSVLANEQQSVPLVNDGQSESDLLVKAAIDEQLNLLNSEATIHQDLKGVTGDKDVPVIIHLSEKPVALEKGIKEFAGKKFTSSDAASVEKKVNTQQMNVLKELKVKKISFKQGFSYDTVLNGFAATVKADDLPKLLEIDGVVLVEPDEMRYALGEPSKVDSDVKAAMLTSVPFLEIEKLWSKDIKGQGVKVAVLDTGIDYNHPEFAGVYKGGKNYITHTSQYARPRTDNDPYETSPLDRAATTAEFNAQGDSFYTSHGTHVAGTIAAIGANKYGIKGLAPKVELYAYRVLGGYGSGASSGIIKAIDDSVKDGMNVINLSLGGTSNSSTASDSIAINNAMLGGTVAVVATGNSGPNRGTIGNPSTAALGIAVGNSTNPEESFAASVSVNAGAYSKTSIVKLMGVKFGEQLAPALEGEFDVVAIPGVGNSKDFTGIDVKDKVALISRGDIAFVDKIANAKAAGAKAVLIHNSLTGSGTPGPADVFLGDSFQFIPAFDMSYTEGKALRDALGTGTGKVSFSNITSSFTTGDEMNSSSSRGPANPDYDIKPDVVAPGTNIMSSVPAYGKDFPNADYSESYDRYTGTSMATPHIAGIAALIRQAHPEWTPFDVKVALSNTAKVLDTKSFDVFAQGPGRVQPYEAAYPKILAYALDKTILSNKVVNNEKGTVTFGKLGQVKDGDVTVKKQIRVKDIAGNGGQYTVRVETTKAFGAAKVTVNKPTFTLNGTELIELTLFAPKATGKAGDEILGYIYIEGNGTQISLPFAADFSPKTLATGVHYVKLTDHDISFNPDVEKVLPVMSLQLVGSYGSNYIRLHDLLSANFNEDIGHISAANSRIAGLYTLPMTDKYTNLDNEIVPIPEGVYMTSFYAQLSTGAKAWYGNWDFEPLFVKNSAAKVEAAKSHNTIESSYIFKGEIIDKYFDFQEPLSKIGMDFDVNKKLFVTYDLTNAEGKKIGEGQVAFGKDGAFSLNLTDLTLGENTVTIYVNDAARNKAEYKYTILAKDTVSYSVNTDKIDLQVGDQANLKVTETTKKLDGTTDEKDVTAQATFESSLNAIAKVENGIVTAVAAGEAIIDVIYNNELIQQVRVVVKEVPVLDVITLIVNNTEVNLTVGDTEQLTVTEMTTLKDGEVKKNEVTKDAEYVVDEDSIATVVEGLVTAKKAGTTKVTITHGDIEVIVDVTVTDKVVVPNPDPVVTLSVDNTDIKLTTGGTSKLVVEETSKPVEGEATVKDVTSEAKYVVADNKVVTVEKGLVTAKAKGTTTITIEHGKNKVEVKVTVTDPVVNPGTSGGGSSTPSQPKVEDIKAETGTTIANTTVKRTTELDGTVKDSVTLNAQNVKDSINKLKQQNQDTARIVISDNEDKVNEVNVAIPKDAVNAFSEGKANLEIFTANGHIYIPQTSMKDFGKDLNFRVVPMKEEAKKNVVEERAKKDTLVQKVVGNKKVNVLGRPMEIETNMQNRSVDLTLPLPKNATQEQLDNLAIFIEHSDGTKELVQGKLVEYEKDTKGIQFTVNKFSTFTILYAEGAAKYFAQHSCDENAKASCLQVNKTTPMYVLENNRLKKVGEAVKGQNLAVKQTISPMLGLGGNIWLERTAAISYETPSKEMVAKNQLPANKRPKQMWKGLELTPGQIGKVTILEDTVIWESIDKTTKLPRVLKKGEQYRVYRYVPGMYQIGDNQYIVQDSNVVLIKK